Part of the Juglans regia cultivar Chandler chromosome 14, Walnut 2.0, whole genome shotgun sequence genome, attttcaacataatttaaatttcacatgaatgaacagtaattttacttttatatattagactattctCAATGTTTGGagttacaatttattttttcttttaattagaTAGATGTGGTAAACtgctagcatatatatatatatatatatatatatataggatgtaAAAAGTCTATATAAGAAGAGAGTTCCGCTACAGCTATCAAAAaggatttcaaatttgaattttgaatagtatatttttttatgtatttttttaatcatcataaatatttttaaaaaaataaaaaatttataatattattaaaaaatattttcttaattattaaataaaaaaacatatcattCCGGACACAAATTCGAAATTTCTCATAAGAAGAATATAGGGCCCGGAGAGAACAGAGAAGTCAGCAAAGCCGGCTGAAGAACCCGTGAGGCGTCAAACCATTCAAAGTTGTGGTGCATGATATGCTGGGAGCAATAGCGCGTGCCTTGAGGCGCTAGCTAGCCATtggtaattttatatatttagaagtttttttctattggctttaagcaatgttttgaataccggtacataatgttttgaatatcgtattGAATattgtaccggtcaagacactgaaacgaaatatttaaTATCGATACCATTTCgagataacgtttcgggataacattttaaaatagtcgatatataaattataaaaattatatttcaaaataataatctatatataaataaattatatataaattataaatagtctagtgtTAATtgaaggttaaaaaataaacttgtagtttaaaaaaaagagaaaaaaaaaaaacactgaccGAAATATCGATCGGTACCGACcaaaattgaggccggtacaggtcgaaatttaggccggtacGTCCGGTACGGTCGGTATTTTGACCTGTACGAAATGGATATGATCCCTGTACCGACCGAACAGCAGGTACGAAAAATTTCAACCGTATCGGCCCGTAcggaacgaaattcaaaactctgACTTTAAGGGtgggtttggggggtgagatgagaattttgtgttttgttttgaagtttaaaatattaagttttaatattattattgttttgggatttgaaaaagttgaattgtttattatattttatatgaagatttaaaaaaagtgtaatgatgagatgagatgagatgagaattttgtgttttgttttaactCTCAAACCTGCGCTAAGtcttattttaatgtatttagaaatgaagaaattGGAATCTCAATATATTAactttatgttttaataataaataacattagatataattttaagatatataaattttatataaaaacaaattatactctttatttaaaaataaaatgaaagtcatcattaaaaaatatttttttcatataaatctcttttttttttttttaaataaagatttatacatactaaatctataaatataatttttctttaataatatgTGAAGTTAGATTAGATATACCTATTAATATTCGAgcttatttatgtatttatttaactttcaagaaaataaaaaaaaaaaaaataactagggGTATAAGACAataactgaaaaatatatacgTTATATTGGAATCAAGCATAAactatttatattgtttttatttgtattttgcgAAAAGGAACCATAGAAAAGTAATCAATGTGGTAGCGTTATGAAAATGGTGATCTGCAACCATACAAAAAATACATCACAGAcaattaatataatatcttcAGTcagaaatttcaatatttttaacatgATCAGCCTTCTCCAAGTCCTTCTCCTTTGGAATGGTAACAGTAAGAACCCCATTCTCCATGGCCGCGTTCACCTGCTCCATTTTCACATTCTCCGGCAGCCTGAATTTCCTCACGAACTTCCCGCTGCTCCGCTCCACTCTATGCCACTTGTCGTTCTTGTCTTCCTTCTCAACATGATTCCTTTCTCCAGTAATTTGAAGAACTCTATTATTCTCAATCTCAACTTTCACTTCCTCCTTCTTGAGTCCCGGAAGATCCGCCTTCAACACGTGTGCTTCTGGGGTCTCCTTCCAGTCGATTCTGGGATTGACGAAACGAGAATTGTCCCGACAAGTTGAAAGTGAAGAGGGAAAAGGAAAATCCTGGAAGGGGTCCCAAAAGTCGAGAGAGAAGGGATCGAAAACGCTGCTGCTTCTTCGGCCACCAAAGAGGATTGGTACGATCGACATTCTTGCTGCGATCGATTCTGATGTTGAAATCAAGATAAATCGAAACGAAATTCGGATTGTCTGTTTGAAGAGCGATGGTTTATGGCGGGAGAGATATGTTGGGTACTTTCGTGAGAACTGAAAAACTTTCTAGTAATTTCGTGAACTATCATGGGTTTTCACGAAGATTCTGGACCGAGCGTGTTTTCGTGGGCCTTCGATATGGGCCTCTCGACCTTTCATTGGGCCTGTCTTGTTGAAAGAATCAATGACTTTGACTACGTACGAAAAACTTGCAACTCTCTTCTCCATGTAATAAGAAccgaagtttgaaaaaaaaaaaaaaaagagtttaattCTGGTTATTGCCATGTATTTATAGGATTCAGTTTTGATTATCTGCCACGAccatttaacaaaaataagtaaaaatatgtGCTTAAGAGTACATGTGCATGTTTGCGATTGCagtgttaaatataatttatagtcTTATGATTTTTAGATCTCGAGcttaagtaataaattttactattataaagttacttactgtttgataattatatttctaaagcATTTTTAAGCAActtacatttgtttggaaatcatatatttaaaaaaaatgcattttgtgataaaaatgatataaaaggTCATTTAAGGTAGTGTTGTGCCTGTGATAAGACCACAggataaatatgtaaatattttaaagttatatGGATATTTTCGTTCTTTGaaagtattatttaaaattgaaattatgttctacattatttgaaaaaataaatttgtcaaaaagcatcaaatgtttattttcttgaaacgtatttttatgtttttttttttgattaaaaagtatttgctttaatatataacaatcaaacaacttaattttatcattaaaaaac contains:
- the LOC108998456 gene encoding 17.3 kDa class I heat shock protein-like, whose amino-acid sequence is MSIVPILFGGRRSSSVFDPFSLDFWDPFQDFPFPSSLSTCRDNSRFVNPRIDWKETPEAHVLKADLPGLKKEEVKVEIENNRVLQITGERNHVEKEDKNDKWHRVERSSGKFVRKFRLPENVKMEQVNAAMENGVLTVTIPKEKDLEKADHVKNIEISD